One window of the Roseovarius sp. THAF9 genome contains the following:
- a CDS encoding universal stress protein produces MSKKLVLGFDDSESAKAALDFATTLAKAQGAEIVVAHVLEWSPYSFLTQEELAERHQRRKEELARAEEALLKPVLKQLTDAGITATTVLRYGHIADTLVDIIKENSAEQIVIGRTGHSALSSRLFGSVAGSLAQAAPVPVTIVP; encoded by the coding sequence ATGTCAAAAAAACTGGTCCTGGGATTTGACGACAGTGAAAGCGCCAAGGCGGCACTCGACTTCGCAACCACCCTGGCAAAGGCACAAGGCGCGGAAATCGTCGTCGCCCACGTGCTGGAATGGTCCCCTTATTCCTTCCTGACACAGGAAGAGCTCGCCGAACGGCACCAGCGGCGCAAAGAGGAACTGGCCCGCGCCGAGGAGGCATTGCTCAAGCCCGTTCTGAAACAGTTGACCGATGCCGGCATCACCGCCACCACGGTCCTGCGCTACGGTCATATCGCCGACACGCTGGTCGACATCATCAAGGAGAACAGCGCCGAGCAGATCGTGATCGGCCGCACCGGCCATTCCGCCCTGTCCTCGCGCCTCTTCGGCTCGGTCGCGGGCAGCCTCGCACAGGCGGCACCCGTGCCGGTCACCATCGTGCCGTGA
- a CDS encoding sodium:alanine symporter family protein, giving the protein MKHAFKTPLLALFALLALSAPALAQSIDERVNEIFANSTGWFVSLIFSDFPGTSFPWIVGWLVIAATVFTIYFGVVQFRWVGHSIALVKGDYSDPNDAGEVSHFQALATALSGTVGLGNIAGVAVAIGIGGPGATFWMILAGLMGMASKFTECTLGVKYRNEYPDGKVSGGPMYYLSKGFKERGIFGGGILAVLFSIFCILGALGGGNMFQANQAHAQLSNVLGDYPGWITGLVMASVVFAVIVGGLKSIAKVTEKVVPFMGILYVGTALVIILMNYDQIGTAFGRIFEGAFTGLGVAGGMVGALIQGFRRAAFSNEAGVGSAAIAHSAVRTKEPITEGFVSLLEPFIDTVVVCTMTALVIIITDQLVTDPETGLFVLNEAGTAIQTVGDNSGVALTSAAFQSSIDGFKYILALAVILFAFSTMLSWSYYGLKAWTYLFGEGQTKELIFKLIFCVFVVIGAASSLGPVIDFSDAAIFAMAVVNVLGLYFLMPIVKRELQSYAARLRSGEIKKYK; this is encoded by the coding sequence ATGAAACATGCATTCAAGACGCCGCTTCTGGCGCTCTTCGCCCTGCTGGCGCTCAGCGCCCCGGCCCTGGCGCAATCCATCGACGAACGGGTCAACGAGATCTTCGCCAATTCCACCGGCTGGTTCGTCAGCCTGATCTTCTCCGACTTTCCCGGCACCAGTTTCCCCTGGATCGTGGGCTGGTTGGTGATCGCCGCCACCGTCTTCACCATCTATTTCGGCGTGGTGCAATTCCGTTGGGTCGGCCACTCCATCGCGCTCGTGAAAGGCGACTATTCCGACCCCAACGACGCGGGCGAGGTCAGCCACTTCCAGGCGCTCGCCACGGCGCTTTCGGGCACGGTCGGCCTTGGTAACATCGCGGGCGTCGCGGTCGCCATCGGCATCGGCGGTCCGGGGGCCACGTTCTGGATGATCCTCGCCGGCCTCATGGGCATGGCATCGAAATTCACCGAATGTACGCTGGGCGTGAAATACCGCAACGAATACCCCGATGGCAAAGTCTCGGGCGGCCCGATGTATTACCTCTCCAAGGGCTTCAAGGAGCGCGGCATCTTCGGTGGCGGCATCCTGGCTGTTCTTTTCTCGATCTTCTGCATCCTCGGCGCGCTTGGCGGCGGCAACATGTTCCAGGCCAACCAGGCCCACGCGCAGCTTTCGAACGTGCTGGGCGACTATCCCGGCTGGATCACCGGCCTCGTCATGGCGTCGGTCGTCTTCGCCGTGATCGTCGGCGGGCTTAAATCCATCGCCAAGGTTACCGAAAAGGTCGTACCGTTCATGGGCATCCTCTATGTCGGCACCGCGCTTGTCATCATCCTGATGAACTATGACCAGATCGGCACCGCCTTCGGGCGCATCTTCGAGGGCGCCTTCACCGGCCTCGGCGTCGCCGGCGGTATGGTCGGCGCGCTGATCCAGGGCTTCCGCCGCGCCGCGTTCTCAAACGAGGCGGGCGTGGGCTCGGCGGCCATCGCCCACTCTGCTGTGCGCACCAAGGAGCCGATCACCGAAGGTTTCGTGTCACTGCTGGAACCCTTCATCGACACGGTCGTGGTCTGCACCATGACCGCGCTGGTGATCATCATCACCGACCAGCTGGTCACCGACCCCGAAACCGGCCTCTTCGTGCTGAACGAGGCGGGCACCGCGATCCAGACCGTCGGCGACAATTCCGGCGTCGCGCTGACCTCTGCGGCGTTCCAGTCCTCGATCGACGGGTTCAAGTACATCCTGGCGCTGGCGGTGATCCTCTTCGCCTTCTCCACGATGCTCAGCTGGTCCTACTACGGGCTGAAGGCCTGGACCTACCTCTTCGGCGAGGGCCAGACGAAAGAGCTGATCTTCAAGCTGATCTTCTGCGTCTTCGTGGTGATCGGCGCGGCCTCCAGCCTCGGCCCGGTGATCGACTTCTCCGACGCGGCGATCTTTGCCATGGCGGTGGTCAACGTGCTGGGCCTCTACTTCCTGATGCCGATCGTCAAGCGCGAACTGCAGAGCTACGCCGCGCGCCTGCGCTCGGGCGAGATCAAGAAGTACAAGTAA
- a CDS encoding PAS domain-containing protein → MRPMDASMDGDDVMKNAIRHSPLSIVLTDPRIKDNPITYVNSAFEALTLYSRRYAVGRNCRFLQGPETDAQHVTRIRDGLKSEQEFEVTLTNHRADGSAFRNQLLVAPIHGEDGELTAFFGLQREVPEPAGGAEGDDASMGLLRELQHRVKNHLSMIVSMIRIQARQNVTEESLKAIGRRIEALSVLYDELLSGGGTGASEEIATGAYLSRIASVVSSLEPRGAIRVNVECDEISLPVDQAARLGLLLSEFMTNAFEHAFEGRSSGTLDVRFARREGGGVYMMVEDDGNGLPENSNWPFSAPSIAAQKNRAEHHEGALDTTGEDGKPGVGGSIVQALTQSLEADLSVERLEQGTRVTVEL, encoded by the coding sequence ATGAGACCGATGGACGCCAGCATGGATGGCGATGACGTGATGAAGAATGCGATCCGGCATTCTCCGTTGTCGATCGTGCTGACGGATCCGCGGATCAAGGACAATCCGATCACCTATGTCAATTCCGCCTTCGAGGCGCTTACGCTGTACAGCCGGCGTTACGCGGTCGGGCGCAATTGTCGTTTCCTGCAGGGGCCGGAGACCGACGCGCAGCATGTGACGCGCATACGCGACGGGCTGAAATCGGAACAGGAATTCGAGGTCACGCTGACCAATCACCGCGCCGATGGCTCGGCCTTTCGCAACCAGCTGCTGGTCGCGCCGATCCACGGAGAAGATGGCGAGTTGACGGCCTTCTTCGGCCTTCAGCGCGAGGTGCCGGAGCCTGCAGGCGGGGCCGAGGGGGACGACGCGTCGATGGGTTTGCTGCGCGAGTTGCAGCACCGGGTGAAAAACCACCTGTCGATGATCGTCAGCATGATCCGCATCCAGGCCCGTCAGAATGTGACCGAGGAGTCGCTGAAGGCGATCGGGCGGCGGATCGAGGCGCTGTCGGTTCTCTATGACGAGCTGTTGAGCGGTGGCGGGACGGGCGCCAGCGAGGAGATCGCCACGGGCGCCTACCTGAGCCGGATCGCGTCGGTCGTGTCCAGCCTGGAGCCGCGCGGGGCGATCCGTGTGAACGTGGAATGCGACGAGATCTCGCTGCCCGTGGATCAAGCGGCGCGGCTCGGGCTTTTGCTGTCGGAATTCATGACCAACGCGTTCGAGCACGCGTTCGAGGGGCGGTCGTCGGGCACCCTCGACGTGCGGTTCGCGCGGCGCGAGGGCGGCGGCGTCTACATGATGGTCGAGGATGACGGCAACGGGTTGCCGGAGAACAGCAACTGGCCCTTTTCGGCGCCCAGCATCGCCGCCCAGAAGAACCGGGCGGAGCATCACGAAGGCGCTCTGGATACCACCGGCGAAGACGGCAAGCCCGGCGTGGGCGGCAGCATCGTGCAGGCGCTGACGCAATCGCTGGAGGCTGACCTTTCGGTCGAGCGGCTGGAGCAGGGCACGCGGGTGACCGTCGAGTTGTGA
- a CDS encoding Crp/Fnr family transcriptional regulator encodes MAHGTNNRVLCALDATTRDAVTRHCEDVTLEAGAVLQRAGQATHAVYFPETAVISAIATYSDGSGIEMANIGREASTAVNLMLGQSRNFHTDEVQIAGAALRLPAERFVQLKSERETFERVLFASAQSVLYQVMISGACNGAHSARQRLARWLLTMADRIDGSEMRLTHDFLAEMLGVRRATVTEAAQDLQENGLISYRRGRVKITDRTGLTNASCECYNLVRAANRELLPEIGGDA; translated from the coding sequence ATGGCACATGGTACGAACAACAGGGTTCTGTGTGCGCTGGACGCCACGACGCGCGACGCGGTGACCAGGCACTGCGAGGATGTGACGCTGGAGGCCGGCGCGGTCTTGCAGCGCGCCGGGCAGGCGACCCATGCGGTCTATTTTCCCGAAACCGCCGTGATCTCCGCGATCGCGACTTATAGCGACGGGTCGGGCATCGAGATGGCCAATATCGGGCGCGAGGCGTCGACGGCGGTGAACCTGATGTTGGGCCAGTCGCGGAACTTCCACACCGATGAGGTGCAGATCGCGGGCGCGGCGCTGCGCCTGCCGGCGGAGCGGTTCGTGCAGTTGAAATCCGAGCGCGAGACGTTCGAGCGGGTGCTGTTCGCCAGCGCGCAATCGGTGCTCTACCAGGTCATGATCTCGGGCGCGTGCAACGGGGCGCACAGCGCGCGGCAGCGCCTGGCGCGGTGGCTGCTGACGATGGCGGACCGGATCGACGGCAGCGAGATGCGGCTGACACACGACTTTCTGGCGGAAATGCTGGGGGTCCGGCGGGCGACGGTTACGGAAGCCGCGCAGGATCTTCAGGAGAACGGACTGATTTCCTACAGGCGGGGCCGGGTCAAGATCACCGACCGCACCGGGCTGACGAACGCCAGTTGCGAATGCTACAACCTCGTGCGGGCGGCAAACCGCGAGTTATTGCCCGAAATCGGTGGGGACGCGTGA
- a CDS encoding sulfotransferase family protein: protein MPLKVIGSGFGRTGTMSTKLALEQLGLGPCHHMVEVMQSPEQPPLWDALAAGHPVDWAEVFRDYTSQVDFPGAAVWPDIAAAFPDARIVHTERPEDDWWASFSKTIGKFFALRETLDLPPPIAAIFKTMDKIVIQDAIGGLDRDTAIAAYRRNNARVRETVPADRLLIFSPVDGWDPLCDFLDLPKPTGDFPRSNARDEFWAHFGGEPETV, encoded by the coding sequence ATGCCGCTCAAGGTCATCGGCTCAGGCTTCGGCCGCACCGGCACCATGTCCACCAAGCTCGCGCTGGAACAGCTGGGGCTCGGCCCCTGTCACCACATGGTCGAGGTCATGCAATCGCCCGAGCAGCCGCCCCTCTGGGACGCGCTCGCCGCCGGCCATCCGGTCGACTGGGCCGAGGTCTTTCGCGACTACACCAGCCAGGTCGATTTCCCCGGCGCCGCGGTCTGGCCCGATATCGCCGCCGCTTTTCCCGACGCCCGGATCGTGCACACCGAACGCCCCGAGGACGACTGGTGGGCCAGCTTTTCCAAAACCATCGGCAAGTTCTTCGCGCTGCGCGAAACCCTCGACCTGCCGCCACCTATTGCCGCGATTTTCAAGACCATGGACAAGATCGTCATCCAGGACGCCATAGGCGGCCTCGACCGCGACACGGCCATCGCCGCCTATCGCCGCAACAACGCGCGGGTGCGCGAAACCGTGCCCGCCGACCGCCTGCTGATCTTCTCGCCGGTCGACGGTTGGGACCCGCTCTGCGATTTCCTGGACCTGCCGAAACCCACCGGCGACTTTCCCCGCAGCAACGCGCGGGATGAATTCTGGGCCCATTTCGGCGGCGAGCCCGAAACCGTCTGA
- a CDS encoding helix-turn-helix domain-containing protein: METLIPHRLATLGHPQRMAVFRLLMRRYPDAVPATELARALDLKPNTLSTYVNALVQAGLITRTRIGTSLRYSVKMTAMRQTLDYLIGDCCRGRPDACSLTSLHTLLGVPQMTDRKYNVLFICTGNSARSIFAESLLRSEAGDRFNAYSAGTKPKSELNPFALDVLEQKGHDTSVLEAKNVSVFQGPDAPQFDFVFTVCNQAANEECPAWTGQPVSAHWGMPDPVKAEGTDAQKALAFQQAYGALQNRIKAFTSLSLDSLDRISLQKAVDDIANIDTGASA, translated from the coding sequence ATGGAAACGCTGATTCCCCACCGGCTCGCCACCCTCGGCCATCCCCAGCGCATGGCGGTCTTTCGGCTGCTGATGCGGCGCTACCCCGATGCCGTCCCGGCGACCGAACTGGCCCGCGCGCTCGACCTCAAACCCAACACGCTCTCCACCTACGTGAACGCGCTGGTTCAGGCGGGACTGATCACGCGCACGCGTATCGGCACGTCACTTCGCTACAGCGTCAAAATGACAGCGATGCGACAAACCCTCGACTATCTCATCGGCGACTGCTGCCGTGGCCGCCCCGATGCCTGTTCCCTCACCTCCCTCCACACGCTTCTCGGAGTTCCCCAAATGACCGACCGCAAATATAACGTGCTCTTCATCTGCACCGGCAATTCCGCCCGCTCGATCTTTGCCGAAAGCCTTCTGCGCTCCGAGGCGGGCGACCGCTTCAACGCCTATTCGGCAGGCACCAAGCCCAAGTCCGAACTGAACCCCTTCGCCCTCGACGTGCTGGAGCAGAAGGGCCACGACACGTCCGTGCTCGAAGCCAAGAACGTCTCGGTCTTCCAGGGCCCGGACGCGCCGCAATTCGACTTCGTCTTCACCGTCTGCAACCAGGCCGCGAACGAAGAATGCCCGGCCTGGACCGGCCAGCCCGTCAGCGCCCACTGGGGCATGCCCGACCCCGTGAAAGCCGAGGGCACCGACGCGCAAAAGGCGCTCGCCTTCCAACAGGCCTACGGTGCGCTGCAAAACCGCATCAAGGCGTTTACAAGCTTGTCACTCGACAGTCTCGACCGGATTTCCCTACAAAAAGCCGTGGACGACATCGCAAACATCGACACCGGAGCTTCCGCATGA
- a CDS encoding ArsJ-associated glyceraldehyde-3-phosphate dehydrogenase, with protein MTTYAVNGLGRIGKLILKPLLERGADIAWINDAVGDAEMHAHLLEFDTVHGRWDAEFAHDADSVTIDGTRIPFIGTRDLSALPLDGVDVVIDCTGVFKSEAKLAPYFDAGVKKVVVSAPVKDGDAANIVYGVNDDIYDADRHRIVTAASCTTNCLAPVVKVIHENLRIKHGSMTTIHDVTNTQTIVDRPAKDLRRARSALNSLIPTTTGSATAITLIYPELKGRLNGHAVRVPLLNASITDCVFEVERETTAEEVNGFFKSAAEGSLNGILGYEERPLVSADYTNDQRSGIVDAPSTMVVNGTHVKIYAWYDNEMGYAYRLVDVALMVGASL; from the coding sequence ATGACCACATATGCCGTCAACGGGCTGGGCCGCATCGGCAAGCTGATCCTGAAACCGCTGCTGGAACGCGGCGCAGACATTGCCTGGATCAACGATGCCGTGGGCGATGCAGAGATGCACGCGCATCTTCTGGAATTCGACACCGTGCATGGCCGCTGGGACGCCGAGTTTGCCCATGACGCCGACAGCGTCACCATCGACGGCACCCGCATCCCCTTCATCGGCACGCGCGACCTGTCGGCCCTGCCGCTCGACGGAGTCGACGTGGTCATCGACTGCACCGGCGTCTTCAAGTCCGAGGCCAAGCTGGCCCCTTATTTCGACGCGGGCGTGAAAAAGGTGGTCGTCTCGGCCCCGGTCAAGGACGGCGACGCGGCCAACATCGTTTATGGCGTCAACGACGACATCTACGATGCGGATCGCCACCGCATCGTCACCGCGGCCAGCTGCACAACCAACTGCCTCGCGCCCGTGGTCAAGGTCATCCACGAGAACCTGCGGATCAAGCACGGTTCCATGACCACGATCCACGACGTCACCAACACGCAGACCATCGTCGACCGCCCTGCCAAGGACCTGCGCCGCGCCCGCTCGGCGCTCAACTCCCTGATCCCCACCACCACCGGCAGCGCCACCGCGATCACGCTGATCTACCCCGAACTCAAGGGCCGCCTGAACGGCCATGCCGTCCGCGTCCCGCTTCTGAACGCCTCGATCACCGATTGCGTATTCGAGGTCGAGCGCGAGACCACCGCCGAAGAGGTCAACGGCTTCTTCAAATCCGCCGCCGAAGGCTCGCTCAATGGCATCCTGGGCTACGAGGAACGCCCCCTCGTCTCCGCCGATTACACCAACGACCAACGCTCCGGCATCGTCGACGCGCCCTCGACCATGGTCGTCAACGGCACCCACGTGAAGATCTACGCGTGGTACGACAACGAGATGGGCTATGCCTATCGTCTCGTTGACGTGGCCCTGATGGTCGGCGCCTCGCTGTGA
- the arsJ gene encoding organoarsenical effux MFS transporter ArsJ — protein MSQTRERSEGLSAYIAVTAAYWAFMLTDGALRMLVLLHFHTLGFSPVQLAYLFVLYEIAGMVTNLAAGWIAARFGLTSTLYAGLGIQVLALLALTQLDPEWAIGLSVAFVMVVQGASGVAKDLAKMSSKSAVKLLAPTTGGGLFRWVAVLTGSKNAVKGLGFLLGAALLALIGFTGAVLGMAAILALILVAVLIAMPPGLPKGRKGAKFSEVFSKSPNVNWLSAARVFLFGARDVWFVVGIPIYFYAVLSDGTEEGNRAAFFLIGTFMAVWIILYGAVQAAAPRLLRAASRPESDLVSAARGWAWALAAIPAALTAAALAASGPQPWLTVTLVAGLLVFGGVFAVNSSLHSYLILAFTRAERVTMDVGFYYMANAGGRLVGTVLSGLTYQLGGLPLMLGTATAMVAASALASGRLDPALGQERPAT, from the coding sequence GTGAGCCAGACCCGCGAACGTTCCGAGGGCCTCTCGGCCTATATCGCCGTCACAGCGGCCTACTGGGCATTCATGCTCACCGACGGCGCGTTGCGGATGCTGGTGCTGCTGCATTTCCACACGCTCGGCTTTTCCCCCGTCCAACTGGCGTATCTCTTCGTCCTTTACGAGATCGCCGGCATGGTCACCAACCTCGCCGCCGGCTGGATCGCCGCCCGCTTCGGCCTGACCTCGACGCTCTATGCTGGCCTTGGAATACAGGTTTTGGCTCTTCTTGCGCTGACCCAGCTCGACCCCGAATGGGCCATCGGCCTCTCGGTCGCCTTCGTCATGGTCGTTCAAGGCGCCAGCGGCGTGGCCAAGGACCTCGCCAAGATGTCCTCCAAGTCCGCCGTCAAACTCCTCGCCCCCACGACGGGCGGCGGCCTATTTCGTTGGGTCGCCGTGCTCACCGGCTCCAAGAACGCCGTCAAGGGTCTGGGCTTCCTCCTCGGCGCGGCGCTCCTGGCACTCATCGGCTTCACCGGCGCCGTGCTCGGCATGGCCGCGATCCTCGCCCTCATCCTCGTGGCGGTCCTCATCGCCATGCCCCCCGGCCTGCCCAAGGGCCGCAAGGGCGCCAAGTTCTCCGAGGTCTTCTCCAAGTCGCCCAACGTCAACTGGCTGTCCGCCGCCCGCGTTTTCCTCTTCGGCGCACGCGACGTCTGGTTCGTCGTCGGCATCCCGATCTACTTCTACGCCGTCCTCTCCGACGGCACGGAAGAGGGCAACCGTGCCGCCTTCTTCCTCATCGGCACGTTCATGGCCGTCTGGATCATCCTCTACGGCGCCGTGCAGGCCGCAGCCCCCCGGCTCCTGCGTGCTGCCTCCCGCCCCGAGTCCGATCTGGTCTCTGCTGCCCGTGGCTGGGCCTGGGCACTGGCCGCCATTCCCGCCGCCCTGACCGCCGCCGCGCTCGCCGCGTCCGGTCCGCAGCCGTGGCTCACCGTCACGCTGGTGGCCGGGCTGCTGGTCTTCGGCGGCGTCTTCGCGGTCAACTCGTCGCTGCATTCCTACCTCATCCTCGCCTTCACCCGCGCCGAGCGGGTGACGATGGACGTGGGCTTCTACTACATGGCCAATGCCGGCGGGCGGCTCGTCGGAACCGTGCTCTCTGGCCTCACCTACCAACTGGGCGGCCTGCCCCTGATGCTCGGCACCGCGACCGCGATGGTCGCAGCCTCCGCCTTGGCCTCCGGTCGCCTCGATCCGGCCCTGGGCCAGGAACGCCCCGCCACGTAG
- a CDS encoding HU family DNA-binding protein: protein MAKPMTKTQLVAALAEEMGSDKKTATSALDSMIEIITKEVSNGGAVTLPGVGKIYCRERPARMVRNPATGEQIHKDADKVVKMTIAKALKDSVNG, encoded by the coding sequence ATGGCAAAACCGATGACCAAAACCCAGCTCGTTGCGGCTCTCGCCGAGGAAATGGGCAGCGACAAGAAAACCGCGACAAGCGCCCTCGACTCCATGATCGAGATCATCACCAAGGAAGTGTCGAACGGCGGCGCCGTCACCCTTCCCGGCGTTGGCAAGATCTACTGCCGCGAGCGTCCGGCACGCATGGTGCGCAACCCCGCCACCGGCGAGCAGATCCACAAGGATGCCGACAAGGTCGTTAAGATGACGATCGCCAAAGCCCTCAAGGACAGCGTCAACGGCTGA
- a CDS encoding DMT family transporter — translation MDVRALLMGLAFAVMWSSAFTSARIIVAAAPPVTALALRFLISGILGVLIARALGQSWRLTPAQWRATIIFGLCQNALYLGLNFVAMQTVEASLAAIIASSMPLLVGLASWLILGQRVSALGFAGLAAGMAGVALIMGTRIQGGADLYGVMLCIGGVIALTFATLIVRSATSGGNFLMVVGLQMLVGSAALGVVGLSTETFEIAWSWQLIAAFLYTTLIPGLAATLVWFALVNRIGAVKAATFHFLTPFFGVTIAALVLNEALGFWDIIGVLVVTGGILAVQLSRQTASR, via the coding sequence ATGGATGTTCGCGCGTTACTCATGGGGCTGGCCTTTGCCGTCATGTGGTCCAGCGCCTTCACCTCCGCGCGCATCATCGTCGCCGCCGCACCGCCCGTGACAGCACTCGCCCTGCGCTTCCTGATCTCTGGTATCCTGGGCGTCCTGATCGCCCGAGCCCTGGGGCAATCCTGGCGCCTGACACCCGCGCAATGGCGGGCCACGATCATCTTCGGCCTCTGCCAGAACGCGCTCTATTTGGGCCTGAATTTCGTCGCCATGCAGACGGTCGAGGCCTCGCTTGCCGCCATCATCGCCTCCTCCATGCCGCTGCTCGTCGGCCTCGCCAGCTGGCTGATCCTCGGCCAGCGCGTCAGCGCCCTGGGCTTTGCAGGCCTCGCCGCTGGCATGGCCGGCGTCGCGCTGATCATGGGCACGCGGATTCAGGGCGGCGCCGACCTTTATGGCGTCATGCTCTGTATCGGCGGCGTCATCGCGCTTACCTTTGCCACCCTGATTGTGCGCAGCGCGACCTCGGGCGGCAACTTCCTGATGGTCGTGGGCCTGCAAATGCTGGTCGGCAGCGCCGCGCTCGGCGTCGTCGGGCTGTCCACGGAAACCTTTGAAATCGCCTGGTCTTGGCAACTGATCGCCGCTTTCCTCTACACCACACTGATCCCTGGCCTTGCCGCCACGCTGGTCTGGTTCGCGCTGGTCAACCGCATCGGCGCGGTCAAGGCCGCGACCTTCCACTTTCTCACTCCGTTCTTCGGCGTCACCATCGCCGCCCTCGTGCTTAACGAAGCATTAGGTTTCTGGGATATAATCGGCGTGCTGGTGGTCACAGGCGGCATTCTCGCCGTGCAGCTCTCGCGCCAGACGGCCTCGCGCTAA
- a CDS encoding methyltransferase domain-containing protein, with product MLQFNAETTRLLDLVYQGSDIIQRRRLSFDAVLPKPAETILDIGSGNGLLSAELARAVGPGGHIIGVDPSQDMRKAAIARCADFDWVEFLDGTAYDLPVATDSVDKAVSVQVFEYLDDLPRACREVARVLRPGGRLVVSDIHFDSWIWHTEDQPRMDRMIASWDDHFVERRVPAVLPPMLRDAGFEIEDIRPVTLNDHDLRPDGLARMMLTLMDNYARQNDLVPEADCTAWREEQEALAAEGRFFFSMTQFAVIARKSLSRDQPITPRGPSPTCPRCNSR from the coding sequence ATGCTGCAATTCAACGCCGAGACGACGCGCCTGCTGGACCTCGTCTATCAGGGGTCCGACATCATCCAGCGGCGGCGTCTGTCGTTCGACGCTGTCCTGCCGAAGCCTGCCGAGACGATCCTCGATATCGGGAGCGGCAATGGCCTCCTTTCCGCCGAACTGGCCCGCGCCGTCGGGCCCGGCGGGCACATCATCGGGGTTGACCCCAGTCAGGACATGCGGAAGGCTGCCATCGCCCGCTGCGCGGATTTCGATTGGGTCGAGTTCCTCGATGGCACAGCCTACGATCTTCCCGTCGCAACGGACTCGGTCGACAAGGCCGTCTCGGTGCAGGTGTTCGAATATCTCGATGACCTGCCACGCGCCTGTCGCGAGGTCGCTCGCGTGTTGCGCCCCGGTGGGCGGCTGGTGGTCAGCGACATCCATTTCGACAGCTGGATCTGGCACACCGAGGATCAGCCGCGCATGGACCGCATGATCGCCTCGTGGGACGACCATTTCGTTGAGCGCCGCGTGCCTGCGGTGCTGCCGCCGATGCTGCGCGACGCGGGGTTCGAGATAGAGGATATCCGCCCGGTCACGCTGAATGATCACGATCTCAGACCGGACGGTCTGGCCCGCATGATGCTGACGTTAATGGATAACTACGCGCGGCAGAACGACCTCGTCCCCGAAGCCGATTGCACCGCATGGCGCGAAGAGCAGGAAGCGCTCGCGGCAGAGGGCCGATTCTTCTTTTCGATGACACAGTTCGCGGTAATCGCCCGCAAGTCATTAAGTCGGGATCAGCCGATCACGCCGCGCGGCCCCTCACCGACCTGCCCGCGATGCAACAGCAGGTGA